The Musa acuminata AAA Group cultivar baxijiao chromosome BXJ1-8, Cavendish_Baxijiao_AAA, whole genome shotgun sequence genomic sequence TAGATAGCTAGCATCAATATGTAAATTTTGATGAAGGAGAATTTTGGATTGTAGAAAATGTTCTGCATTTGACCAGCATGTAGATATATAGGCATTAATTTGAATATTTAAGTTTCTCATGGAAAAGCAATGATTGTGAAATCCAGATGCTTATTCAGGTTTAACTTGTTAAAAGGTCATCATTGTTGGGTCCGGGCCATATGTGGGCTCGGATAAATTTGGGCCATcaacccaaatcaaagaaatcaagagagagcgtgcagcgtgcacagtgagcgtgcagtctgcagcgtgcagcgtgcagcgtgcagagaaaagatgagagaaaaatagaaaaagaaagattaggtttctgagttttttgtttgacgatcggtggtcaaacgttatcagtttcggcccaaattttatgtggagaatccttgcagcaaactctacaatcctaatggtgttgatctacagtttaccctctttaaggtactttcctgcgatatctactctgtgagacccagaattctcttttgaggacatccatcctacgtgatgaagatatgctatccttgagccaagatccatcctacgtggtgctccatcagttcctctgcaagatgatgttccagagagagtatggagaggaaaagatatatcttataatcatttgagagtctttgggtgtaaagcatttgttcatattcccaaagataagaagtccaagcttgataataaggcaaaagcatgtatcttcttgggatatggtcatgaagagtttgtatacagattatgggatccagtgaacaagaagattattagaagcagagatgttgtgtttcttgaagaccaattgtttgatgatggtgataatgttgagaagccagaaacctctgtttatattccttggagtatgggtccagttccttcacctgtagttcatgatgatcatgggggagatgaacaagaagattgtggtgagaataccagtgatgatacacctacagttgatgatgctgaaccaactgaacagctacctccaccactagttgagattccattgagaagatccactagagagcgacaaccctctactagatatcctccacatgagtatgttatgcttactgacgggggagaaccagaaacttaccaagaagctattctacatgagaataagagtgagtgggttaaagtcatgcaagaagagatgagatccctgcttgagaaccacacctatgacttggtaaagctacCGAAAgataagaaagctctcaagaataagtgggtttataaattgaagactgaaaataatagctcacaacaaagatacaaggcatgactagttgtgaaaggattcagtcagaagaaaggtattgactttgaagaaatattttctccggttgtgaaaatgtcctctatccgagttgttcttggtttggctgcccgcttgaatttagaagttgagcaacttgatgtaaaaatagcatttcttcatggtgacttagaagaagaaatttacatggagcaaccagaaggtttcaaagtcaagggaaaagaaaatccggtatgtaagcttaggaaaagcttatatggactcaaataggcacctagacagtggtacaagaagtttgattcctttatgatgagccaagggtatgatagaaccacatctgatcattgtgtgtttataaagaaattttcagatgatgattttattattttactgctatatgttgatgatatgttgattgttggccatgatgttggaaaaattgaaaagcttaaaagagagctaagtaagtcttttgccgacttaggatcggtgagacaaatacttggcatgaagattcttcgtaataggaagaaaaggaagatttgactatctcaggagacttacattgaaaaggttcttgaaagattcaacatgagtaaagccaaagcagtttgttctccacttgcaggtcatttcaagctgagttcaaaacaatgtcctacaagtgagaaagaaaaagaagaaatatccagagtgccttactcatctgcagtaggcagtttgatatatgctatggtttgtactaggccagatatagctcatgcagttggagttgttagccgatttctctcaaatcctggaagggaacattgggcagcagtgaaatggatattaagatatctaagaggtacttccaggttgtgtttatattttggcagtgatgaacctgtgttagaagggtacacagatgcaaacatggcaggtgatactgattctaggaagtccacttcgggattcttgatgacatttgcaggaggagcagtctcttggcagtctaagttacagaagtgtgttgctctatcaaccacagaagcagaatacatagtagttactgaagcctgcaagaaagctttatggatgaaaaagtttctacaggaattgggcttgaaacaggaaggatatattgtttactgtgacagtcagagcgctattcacctctccaagaattcaacataccattctagatccaagcatattgatgtgagatatcactggattcgtgatgtgcttgagacgaaagaattacagttggaaaaggtgcataccaatgataatggttcagatatgttgacaaagtctttgcctaaagagaagcttgaagcatgtaggtgaagagcgggcttggtacagcccaccatatgagctggagggggagaattgttgggtccagcccatatgtgggcttggacaaatttgggccatcagcccaaatcaaagaaatcaagagagagagGGCAGTGTGCACAGTGAGCGTGCAGCATGCACAGTgagcgtgcagagaaaagaggagagagaaatagagagagaaagattaggtttctgagttttttgcttgacgatcggtggccaaacgttgtcagtttcggcccaaattttagtggagaatccttgcagcaaactctacaatcctaacggtgttgatctacagtttaccctctctaaagtACTTTCCTGCAATATCTACTCTGTGAGACCCAGAATTCTCTTTTAAGGAGATCCATTatacgtgatgaagatatgctatccttgagccaagatctatgatcttgatgttattttgatcctctagttattctagagaagacctactgtaaacctgttatcattattattgatagtggaagtttgaggtggactgcggtcccgtggtttttcccacattgggttttccacgttaaaaagatttggtctcactgtgtgattgatttattgctctgttgtttatgctgtgttgattgatttagcattttgatatcaagttggtattttgattaggaacctattttgatacacaaagagagaaaagaattattctgcattaacaggtttcttcccaacaagtggtatcagagcatcaggttgtttggtgctagttttcttgtgtgattgaaatggagtcagatggtatgattaaattgaactcatcaaattattccacttggaggcgtctgatggaagatttgctctattgcaaagatttatataagcctataaaggttaaagataaaccttctactatggacgatgaagaataggaagttcaacatagaaaagctattgcctatattagaagatggatggatataaacttgcataagcatatttcagatgaaatcagagctgatgttgtttggcaaaggttagaaaatctctttgcgaaaaagacagtgggaaatagaatttctctcctcagaaggcttgtgaatttgaagtataaagatagtggtggtaacattgttgagcacataagcctatttcagagtcttgcaaacaagttggttgctatgaaaatgaatatagatgatgagatgcaggaattattacttctcagctctttaccagaaagttgggaaacgtatgtggtgactatttgtaactccacgccagaggggactctaaccatagatatggttaaagacagtttgctaaatgaagatgtaagaaggaaagaacatggtgaatcttcttctggtgcatttgttactgaaaaacaagaaagacgtggaagaagtcatagcagaaatccatatggttataaaggaagatccaagtctagaagagatatcaaatgttttcactgtaatagaccaggtcacatgaagaaagagtgtaggttttggaagcaagaatagaatgaaatgaagaaaaatgagaaatagaccaatacagttgctgctgaaggtaatatcactattgtctgtgatgaagggtgtgttagccttgtagctcaggacagtaattgggtaattgactctggtgcttcatttcatgttacttctcatggtgatttctttagatcttacagtgctggtgattttggtaatgtcagaatgggaaacaatggtacatctaagattgtgggtattggagatatttgcttggagaccagtattgggagcaaattgatactcaaagatgtaagacatgttccagatattcatcttaacttgatatctacaggtagactagatgatgagggctttgcacattattttggtgaaagtaaatggaaactcactaaaggttctctaattgtggcaaaaggaaagaagattaactctttttatgtcatggaagctaagctacacaaaggagagattaatgcaattcgaaaaggtgaaagtatagatctttggcataagaggcttggatatatcagcgagaagggacttcaaactcttgctagaaagcagttcttaccagagttgcaaggtacatctcttaaatcttgtgatcattgcttagctggaaaaacacatagagttacatttcagacatatccatcatctagaagatctgatgttattgatttagttcataccgatgtttgtactatgcaaactagaactcttggaggtgctctttattttgttacttttattgatgaccattctagaaaagtttcggcttttgctttgaaatctaaagaccaggtactcgatgctttcaaggagtttcatgtcaatgttgaaagagaaactgacagaaagctaaagtgtgttcgatcagataatggtggcgagtacaggggtccttttgagaattattgcaggttccatggtattaggcttgagaaaacagttcctaaaactcctcagcagaacggtgtggcagaaaggatgaacagaaccattgaagaaaggattaggtgtatgctttcccacgccaagttaccgaagtcattttggggggaggctatgagaactacagttgacctgataaatctttctccatcagttcctctgcaaggtgatgttccagagagagtatggagaggaaaagatatatcttataatcatttgagagtctttgggtgtaaagcatttgttcatattcccaaagatgagaggtccaagcttgataataaggcaaaaacatgtatcttcttgggatatggtcatgaagagtttgggtacagattatgggatccagtgaacaagaagattattagaagcagagatgtgtttcttgaagaccaattgtttaatgatggtgataatgttgagaagccagaaacctctgtttatattccttggagtataggtccagttccttcacctgtagttcatgatgatcatgggggagatgaacaagaagattgtggtgagaataccagtgatgatacatctacagttgatgatgctgaaccaactgaacagctacctccaccaccagttgagattccattgagaagatccactagagagcgacaaccctctactagatatcctccacatgagtatgttatgcttactgacgggggagagccagaaacttaccaagaagctattctacatgagaataagagtgagtgggttaaagccatgcaagaagagatgagatccctgcttgagaaccacacctatgacttggtaaagctgccgaaagagaagaaagctctcaataataagtgggtttataaattgaagactgaaaataatagctcacaacaaagatacaaggcacgactagttgtgaaaggattcagtgagaagaaaggtattgactttgaagaaatattttctccggttgtcaaaatgtcctctatccgagttgttcttggtttggctgcccgcttgaatttagaagttgagcaacttgatgtaaaaacagcatttcttcatggtgacttagaagaagaaatttacatggagcaaccagaaggtttcaaagtcaagggaaaagaaaatctggtatgtaagcttacgaaaagcttatatggactcaaacaggcacctagacagtggtacaagaagtttgattcctttatgatgagccaagggtatgatagaaccacatctgatcattgtgtgtttataaagaaattttcagatgatgattttattattttactgctatatgttgatgatatgttgattgttggccatgatgttggaaaaattgaaaagcttaaaagagagctaagtaagtcttttgccatgaaagacttaggatcggtgagacaaatacttagcatgaagattcttcgtgataggaagaaaaggaagatttggctatctcaggagacttacattgaaaaggttcttgaaagattcaacatgagtaaagccaaagcagtttgttctccacttgtaggtcatttcaagctgagttcaaaacaatgtcctataagtgagaaagaaaaagaagaaatatccagaatgccttactcatctgcagtaggcagtttgatgtatgctatggtttgtactaggccagatatagctcatgcagttggagttgttagccaatttctctcaaatcctggaagggaacattgggcagcagtgaaatggatattaagatatctaagaggtacttccaggttatgtttatgttttggcagtgatgaacctgtgttagaagggtacacaaatgcaaacatggtaggtgatactgattccaggaagtccacttcgggattcttgatgacatttgcaagaggagcagtctcttggcaatctaagttacagaagtgtgttgctctatcaaccacagaagtagaatacatagcagttactgaagcctgcaaggaagctttatggatgaaaaagtttctacaggaattgggcttgaaacaggaaggatataatgtttactgtgacagtcagagcgctattcacctctccaagaattcaacatactattctagatccaagcatattgatgtgagatatcactggattcgtgatgtgtttgaaacgaaagaattacagttggaaaaggtgcataccaatgataatggttcagatatgttgacaaagtctttgcctaaggagaagcttgaagcatgtaggcgaagagcgggcttggtacagcccaccatatgagctggagggggagaattgttgggtccagcccatatgtgggcttggacaaatttggaccatcagcccaaatcaaagaaatcaagagagagagGGCAGTGTGCACAGTGAGCGTGCAGTAGCGTGCAGCGTGCGGCTTGcagagaaaagagaaaagaggagagagaaatagtgagagaaagattaggtttctgaggttTTTGCTTgatgatcggtggccaaacgttgtcagtttcggcccaaattttatgtggagaatctttgcagtaaactctacaatcctaacggtgttgatctacagtttaccctctctaaggtattttcctgcgatatctactttgtgagacctagaattctcttttgaggagatccatcctacgtgatgaagatatgctatccttgagccaagatctatgatcttgatgttattctgatcctctagttattctagagaagacctactgtaaacctgttatcattattattgatagtggaagtttgaggtggactgcggtcccgtggtttttcccacattgggttttccacgttaaaaagatttggtctcactgtgtgattgatttattgctctgttgtttatgctgtgctattgatttagcattttgatatcaagttggtattttgatgaggaacctattttgatacacaaagagggaaaagaataattCCGCATTAACTAGTTTCTCCGCAACAATCATATATACTATAAGACTGAATGGAAATTCCTGTGCATGGAAACCTCAACATTAGTGGGAAAATATGGGAATAAGATGGTCTTTTTCTAATCTAAATCTGCACTAACATTTAATTTTGGATGGTCTTTTTACATGGCCATTTCGACCTAAATTGTAATCTTTAAATTATGCCATATATATCGGTTATAACCAATACTAATTCTTGATCAAGCTTTTTTACATATAATGTCAGTGTTGCTGATTAGAGCTTGAGCAACTATGTGAGCTCAACAAAATACATAGTAGGCTTCTGAAGTTTGCTAGACTACAAATGACCAAGTAGCTTATGTGGAACTCCTATTCTGGTATacttggaaaatgatatgaagaGTGGAGATGAAGAGTGTCAATCCTCTACAACCTTGattcctaatatatatatatatatatatatatatatatatatatatatatatatatatatatatatatatatatatatatatatatcctcacaCTTTGGCTGAGCCATCGTAGTGGAATTTTGAGGAAGCAAGATTGCAACTTTGTGGTACACAATCACATGGGTATTTATTTGGCCTATTAGTAGCATTTGCTGCGTGCTATCCATAAGAAAAATGCTGGTCCACCCATTACCAATAGCCACAGTACAGACTTGTGTCAGCAACATTTACTATCCATAGCATCATTCAAAGTTGAGAGGAGATTGGTCACAAGCCACACATTTTCATGGTGTAAAACGTCGGATAAAGCTTATCCCAATCTTGTCAGACTGATGGTTTACGTTTTTCACGTTGGCCGCCCCCAGTTTTCTTCCATGGATGTGACAAAACTAGTGATCGAGACGACTCATCTGTGAAGGTTCTCTTCGTTACGTCCGAAGATGCGATCAATCTGTCAAGAGAATAATGAGATATGATTTGGTTGTCAAGTGTCACTAAAACTCTTCGTTATCAATATTGCGGAGAAGGAATATTGACATTTAATAGGGTAAGGACGCTGTCATCTGAAAAACGTGAGCTGTGGAAGAGAAGACAAAGTCTTCATCAAAGGACGAAGTACTACTAAAATGGCGACAACATGGTGAGGGCTAATCCACTGTCATCGTAAACGTTTCCATGTTTCCATCGGGTTTCAGCATCTGTTCATGCACACTCGATCTCTATATAAGAAGAAGCGCACTGCGATCACATAACCTGCACCGATTCCTCCTGTATCTCCGAGCATGAGGAACTCTAGAATTCCATTCCAATGGCTGAGTGCTTCACTAGCCCTCCTCGTCGTCTTCCAATCACATGTCATGGCAACGGAAGCAAGTGGTGTTGGTGAGTGGCCTTTTAAGACCATGCTTTAAGTCTCATGTAAATTTAGGCCTCTTTGACTGAGTCATCTTGTTTTACTGGTAGGAGCTGATTGGGAGTACAGCTACGATCCATGTAGCGAGCTCGGACCTCAACACTGGGGAGACCTTCATGAAGAATGGGAGACGTGCAAAACTGGAGAACAACAATCACCCATTTCGATTATACCAAGCAATATCATCGTCAGCCCATCACTGTGGAGCTTGAGAACGGATTACGACACCAGACCTGCTTTCTTGCAGAACAAGGGGCATGAGATCCTGGTAATCGAGAAACGGATTACGTCATGCCCTCATGTCTTGGCTTTAACAGTACTGAATCCTACGTTCTCTGTGATGTTGCATGTGTGTCAGGTGAATTGGACGGAGTCGCCAGGTGATCTTATGATCGGCGAGATGACATACCATCTCCGGCAGTGCCACTGGCACTCACCGTCGGAGCATGAACTCTATGGCAAAAGGTTCGAACTACAAAGTTTATTGCTACTTGTAGATCCAGCGATCGGCAAGCTCAACTCCTAGTTTTGTCGACAGGTATCCCTTGGAGTTGCACATGGTGCACACTACTCCGGAGGGAGAAATAGCAGTCGTTGGCATGTTGTACGAGTTCGCTGACTTTGCCGATCCCCTCTTGAACCAGGTTCGCATTCCCCACCAATGGCCTGACTTGAATATGTCTCTCTCGTCAGCTGCTGGACTAACTCCTTCCCTCTTTCTCCTTTCGGTCTCTTTTGGCACAGTTGTCGGAGGGCCTAAGAGCTCTCCAGACACAGGACAATGTGTATGTGGGGACTATCCGCCCACCTCTTATAGGTGAGAGAGAACCATACTTCAGGTACAGTGGCTCTTTGACAACCCCACCTTGCGGTGAGCCTGTTACATGGACGGTGATGAAAGAGGTACGCGTGTGCCTACCGCCACTCCTTTACCATCTCCTCATGGAAGTCGAATGATCATTCTCCGAATCGTAAGTTGTTGTTTAGGTGAAGAGCGTAACGGAGAGTCAACTGGCGTCGCTGAGGATTCCCGTGCATGATGTACGTGTGGTGTTTGATCTTTTTACCATGCATCAGATGAATCGTTTTGTTTCTTGCATTGCCTAACCATCGTCTTCCTTCAACCCTCGTTCTCGCAGAAGGACAACGCTAGACCAGTTCAGCCCATCAATGGACGCAACGTGTACATGTACAAGCCGCCGCACGAAGACCATGTCAGCTCTTAAAGCGAAACTGCGGACGAGCAACGCCTACGACGCACACTTCCATGCCATGCCGGAGAAGGATGACGAAATGGGGTTGCTAATTTTACTACGTATCTACGGGCCTGGACACAAGACGTTAACAATTAATTTATAGTAGTTATCTATGTATTTATCATGTTGTAAGTAGTTATAGGTATATTTTAAATAGTAACCtatgatctaaaaattataagATAGTTTCTATACCTAACTCAATCATGGATGATATGATGGAGTGAGATAGTTATCATTGGGTCAtataaataggatcatagttCATAAAGCAAGAGTGTGAGTATGCACTTAGGAATATCTTGTAAATGTTCTTGTCTTACCTCTTATTTAAATACTACAACGGTTGTATTATAACTAAGTTTCAATCTGAATTGAACATTATGACTTTCAATGGTAATTCCATCCCTCAACCCCTTATTCTCATTTTCTCGGACAAattctatgaattttggagtatcaaaatGAAGACTTTATTCAAGTCTCaatatctttgggacttaatagagaatgaataTGCAGATCGAGATAAAGAAATCGGATTGAGGGaaaataaaaaggactcaaaagacattgttcttcattcaacaagttgtATATGAGATAATTTTATCAAGAATAGcaacagcgacaacctcaaagcaagcttggttgatacttcaaaataaattttaaagcTCATCAAGAGTGATTACAGCAAAACTCCAAACCCTTCATCGTGAGTTTAAAATTtgttcatgaaaagtaatgaattggtgtaagattttttttcttgagtgattgaaattgttagtcaaatgaaatcttatgatgaacatcttcctaatcatataattgttgtaaaagttttAAAAGTTTAACTCTGAAATTTGATAATGTTATTGTTgtaattgaggaatcaaaagatttatctatatttttatttaatgaactaatgggttccttataAGCACATGAAGCAAAGTTGAGCAGGTCACTtgagaaaagtgaaaaaaaatcattttaggtCAAGGAGGAgttttctacttcaaaagaagacaaaaaatcactAGGAAGAGAACGTGATAAAGGAGGATTTCATAGCAAAGGAgaatttcgtggtagaggaaatggaagaggaaaaggaagataacactttgatgggcatgatgaacaaaagcaatcaaattatgataaaaaaaacctATGAGAGtgaaattcaatgtcactattgtaaaaagtttggtacagattgctggaaaaaagaataataagcaagctatgtggaggaaaataaagaaaataataagttatttatgactcattcacaagttaatgatatctcaaatgatatttgatttttggataatagATATTCTAATAATATATCAGGCATAAGATCAATGTTTAgatatattgatgaaactcataagttgaaagttagaccgAGAGATAATAAGTAAATCCAAATAGAAGGAAAAGGAACAATTGAGATAAAGATaagtcaagggaaggtaaaatattttaata encodes the following:
- the LOC135588999 gene encoding alpha carbonic anhydrase 7-like translates to MRNSRIPFQWLSASLALLVVFQSHVMATEASGVGADWEYSYDPCSELGPQHWGDLHEEWETCKTGEQQSPISIIPSNIIVSPSLWSLRTDYDTRPAFLQNKGHEILVNWTESPGDLMIGEMTYHLRQCHWHSPSEHELYGKRYPLELHMVHTTPEGEIAVVGMLYEFADFADPLLNQLSEGLRALQTQDNVYVGTIRPPLIGEREPYFRYSGSLTTPPCGEPVTWTVMKEVKSVTESQLASLRIPVHDKDNARPVQPINGRNVYMYKPPHEDHVSS